From the Ferrigenium kumadai genome, one window contains:
- the mfd gene encoding transcription-repair coupling factor gives MLFTSRHSRPRYTQLQGSSDALALAQYATKASPLVVVAANALEAQRLVEEIPFFDPKLRVHLLPDWETLPYDHFSPHQDLISERLATLHHIRSNACDVVIVPLTTVLYPLPPVEHLAAYTFFLKRGERLDVAKLREQLTFAGYNHVQQVLTPGEYCVRGGIIDLFAMGSVLPYRIDLFDDEIETIATFDVDSQRTLYPVPEIRMLPAREFPMDEKGQATFRQRFRERFEGDPSKSRIYKDVSKGIAPAGIEYYLPLFFDKTATLFDYLPKNATLCLHHDVDEAIASFGKDAASRYNLLRGDPQRPLLEPKELFLDSKQFFVRAKEFARIDIVQSTVRPKPVEGQEDEPSMLRQAQHERLHDAPKTLTPCATAKLPNIAVDRRAEVPTQKFEDFLKSYQGRVLLLADSLGRREIMADYLQEYGLAPATCEDYASFIAAQDKFMLCVAPLQNGFVLPDDNLAIVTETELYASQPRNRAARAAKKSNVEGMLRDLSELKPGDPVVHEQHGIARYQGLVNLDLGEGENEFLLLEYAGEDKLYVPVSQLHVISRYSGGAAESAPLHKLGSGAWDKAKRRAMQQVRDTAAELLNLYAQRATRKGHAFNLNYHDYEAFAAGFGFEETADQAAAIEAVLIDLKCGKPMDRLICGDVGFGKTEVALRAAFVAVMDGKQVAVLVPTTLLAEQHFQNFSNRFADFPVKIAELSRFRSAKETTQALKDLADGKLDIIIGTHKLIQKDVKFHNLGLVILDEEHRFGVQQKERLKALRAEVDVLTLTATPIPRTLAMSLEGLRDFSVIATAPQRRLSIKTFVSQYSQGVIREAVLRELKRGGQVYFLHNEVDTINNMLEKLETLLPEARIRVAHGQMGERDLEAVMRDFHHQRFNVLLCTTIIETGIDVPTANTIIMNRADRFGLAQLHQLRGRVGRSHHQAYAYLLVDSMDGLTAQAKKRLEAIQAMEQLGSGFYLAMHDLEIRGAGEVLGESQSGEMQEIGFSLYNDMLNAAIKSLKAGHEPDMAHPLGVTTEINLHTPALLPNDYCGDIHQRLVIYKRLANCDTQQDLDDMQQELIDRFGLLPDPAQTLLDSHRLRILAKPLGIMKVDASSEAIVIQFVPNPPIDPMKIITLIQSKRHIKMAGQDKLRIELKYGDLHQRVLAIKNFFGELK, from the coding sequence ATGCTGTTCACCTCCCGACACTCCCGCCCCCGCTACACCCAGTTACAAGGCTCGTCCGACGCGCTGGCGCTGGCCCAGTACGCCACGAAGGCCTCGCCGCTGGTCGTAGTCGCCGCGAACGCGCTTGAAGCGCAGCGGCTGGTGGAGGAGATCCCGTTCTTCGATCCAAAGCTGCGCGTGCACCTGCTGCCGGACTGGGAGACGCTGCCCTACGACCACTTCTCTCCGCACCAGGACCTGATCTCCGAGCGGCTCGCGACGCTGCACCATATCCGCAGCAACGCCTGCGACGTGGTGATCGTGCCGCTCACCACCGTGCTGTATCCGCTGCCGCCGGTGGAGCATCTCGCCGCCTACACCTTCTTCCTCAAGCGCGGCGAGCGGCTGGACGTCGCCAAACTGCGCGAACAGCTGACCTTCGCCGGATACAACCATGTGCAACAGGTGCTGACCCCCGGCGAATACTGCGTGCGCGGCGGCATCATCGACCTGTTCGCCATGGGCAGCGTGCTGCCCTACCGCATCGACCTGTTCGACGACGAGATCGAGACCATCGCCACCTTCGATGTGGACAGCCAGCGCACCCTGTATCCCGTGCCGGAGATCCGCATGCTGCCCGCGCGCGAATTCCCGATGGACGAGAAGGGACAGGCGACCTTCCGCCAGCGCTTCCGCGAGCGCTTCGAGGGGGACCCGTCGAAGTCGCGCATCTACAAGGACGTGAGCAAGGGCATCGCCCCGGCGGGCATCGAGTATTACCTGCCGCTGTTCTTCGACAAGACCGCCACGCTGTTCGACTACCTGCCGAAGAATGCGACGCTGTGCCTGCATCACGACGTGGACGAGGCCATTGCCAGCTTCGGCAAGGACGCCGCCTCGCGCTACAACCTGCTGCGCGGCGACCCGCAGCGCCCGCTGCTGGAACCGAAGGAGCTGTTCCTGGATTCGAAGCAGTTCTTCGTCCGCGCGAAGGAGTTCGCGCGCATCGACATAGTTCAATCAACCGTTCGCCCTAAGCCTGTCGAAGGGCAAGAGGACGAGCCGTCCATGCTTCGACAAGCTCAGCACGAACGGCTTCATGATGCGCCAAAGACGCTCACTCCCTGCGCAACCGCAAAGTTGCCCAACATCGCCGTGGACCGCCGCGCCGAAGTCCCCACGCAAAAATTCGAGGACTTCCTGAAGAGCTATCAGGGCCGCGTGCTGCTGCTCGCCGACAGCCTGGGGCGGCGCGAAATCATGGCAGACTACCTGCAGGAATACGGCCTCGCGCCCGCCACCTGCGAGGACTATGCATCGTTCATCGCCGCACAGGACAAGTTCATGCTGTGCGTCGCACCGCTGCAGAACGGCTTCGTCCTGCCCGACGACAACCTCGCCATCGTCACCGAAACCGAGCTCTATGCCTCGCAGCCCAGGAACCGCGCCGCGCGCGCCGCGAAGAAGAGCAACGTCGAGGGCATGCTGCGTGACCTGTCCGAGCTCAAGCCGGGCGACCCGGTGGTGCACGAGCAGCACGGCATCGCGCGCTATCAGGGACTGGTGAACCTCGACCTCGGCGAGGGCGAGAACGAGTTCCTGCTGCTGGAATATGCGGGCGAGGACAAGCTCTACGTGCCGGTCTCGCAACTGCACGTCATCAGCCGCTACAGCGGCGGCGCGGCGGAATCCGCCCCCTTGCACAAGCTGGGCAGCGGCGCGTGGGACAAGGCGAAACGCCGCGCCATGCAGCAGGTGCGCGACACCGCCGCCGAACTGCTCAACCTCTATGCGCAGCGCGCCACGCGCAAGGGCCATGCATTCAACCTGAACTACCACGACTACGAGGCGTTCGCCGCCGGTTTCGGTTTCGAGGAAACCGCCGACCAGGCCGCGGCCATCGAGGCCGTACTGATCGACCTCAAGTGCGGCAAGCCGATGGACCGCCTAATCTGCGGCGACGTGGGCTTCGGCAAGACCGAGGTCGCGTTGCGCGCCGCCTTCGTCGCCGTGATGGACGGCAAGCAGGTCGCGGTGCTGGTGCCGACCACGCTGCTCGCCGAGCAGCACTTCCAGAACTTCTCGAACAGGTTCGCCGACTTTCCGGTGAAGATCGCCGAACTGTCTCGCTTCCGCTCCGCCAAGGAGACGACGCAGGCTTTGAAGGATCTGGCCGACGGCAAGCTGGATATCATCATCGGCACCCACAAGCTGATCCAGAAGGACGTGAAGTTCCACAACCTCGGCCTGGTGATCCTCGACGAGGAGCACCGCTTCGGCGTGCAGCAGAAAGAGCGCCTGAAGGCATTGCGCGCCGAAGTGGACGTGCTCACGCTCACCGCGACGCCCATCCCGCGCACGCTGGCGATGTCGCTCGAAGGCTTGCGCGACTTCTCGGTGATCGCCACCGCGCCGCAGCGCCGCCTCTCGATCAAGACCTTCGTCAGCCAATACAGCCAGGGCGTGATCCGCGAGGCCGTGCTGCGCGAACTCAAGCGCGGCGGCCAGGTGTACTTCCTGCACAACGAGGTAGACACCATCAACAACATGCTGGAGAAGCTAGAGACGCTGCTGCCGGAAGCGCGCATCCGCGTGGCACACGGCCAGATGGGCGAGCGCGACCTGGAAGCGGTGATGCGCGACTTCCACCACCAGCGTTTCAACGTGCTGCTGTGCACCACCATCATCGAGACCGGCATCGACGTGCCCACCGCCAACACCATCATCATGAACCGCGCCGACCGCTTCGGCCTCGCACAGCTGCACCAGCTGCGCGGCCGCGTCGGGCGCTCGCACCACCAGGCCTATGCCTACCTGCTGGTGGACAGCATGGACGGCCTCACCGCACAGGCGAAGAAACGGTTAGAAGCCATCCAGGCGATGGAACAACTCGGCTCCGGCTTCTACCTTGCCATGCACGACCTCGAGATCCGCGGCGCGGGCGAAGTGCTGGGCGAATCGCAGAGCGGCGAGATGCAGGAAATCGGCTTTTCGCTCTACAACGACATGCTCAACGCCGCGATCAAGTCGCTCAAGGCCGGGCACGAGCCTGACATGGCGCACCCGCTGGGTGTGACCACCGAAATCAACCTGCACACCCCCGCCCTGCTGCCCAACGACTATTGCGGCGACATCCACCAGCGCCTGGTGATCTACAAGCGGCTGGCGAACTGCGACACGCAGCAAGATCTGGACGACATGCAGCAGGAACTCATCGACCGCTTCGGCCTGCTGCCCGATCCCGCCCAGACCCTGCTCGACAGCCACCGCCTGCGCATCCTCGCCAAGCCGCTCGGCATCATGAAGGTGGATGCCTCCTCGGAAGCCATCGTGATCCAGTTCGTGCCCAACCCGCCCATCGACCCGATGAAGATCATCACCCTGATCCAGAGCAAGCGCCACATCAAGATGGCGGGACAGGACAAGCTGAGGATCGAACTGAAATACGGCGACCTGCACCAGCGCGTGCTGGCAATCAAGAATTTCTTTGGGGAGTTGAAGTAG
- a CDS encoding SDR family oxidoreductase has translation MIVVTGATGQLGHLAIKALLKKVPAADIVAAVRNVDKAADLAALGVQVRQADYSQPASWDAALQGADKVLLISSSEIGQRAKQHQAVIDAAKRAGVKLLAYTSVLHADTSPLGLAAEHKETEAALRASGVPFVLLRHGWYTENYTMGIPGALAHGAVYGCAGDGRISSATRADYAEADVAVLTADNQAGKIYELAGDTAYTLSELAAEISRQSGKCIGYVNLPEAEYKNVLIKAGLPEPVAALLSDSDTGVSKGGLFDDSYQLSKLIGRPTMPLATAVKAAL, from the coding sequence ATGATCGTCGTTACCGGAGCCACCGGCCAGCTGGGACATCTGGCTATCAAGGCCTTGCTGAAAAAAGTCCCCGCCGCCGACATCGTCGCCGCCGTACGCAACGTGGATAAGGCTGCTGATCTCGCGGCTCTTGGCGTGCAGGTTCGCCAGGCAGATTACAGCCAGCCCGCCAGTTGGGATGCAGCACTGCAAGGCGCGGACAAGGTATTGCTGATCTCCTCCAGCGAGATCGGTCAGCGTGCGAAACAGCACCAGGCCGTGATTGATGCCGCCAAGCGTGCAGGCGTGAAGCTGCTGGCCTACACCAGCGTGCTGCATGCCGACACCTCGCCGCTTGGCCTGGCCGCCGAACATAAAGAGACCGAAGCGGCACTGCGAGCTTCCGGAGTCCCATTCGTCTTGCTGCGCCACGGCTGGTACACCGAGAACTACACGATGGGCATCCCCGGTGCACTGGCTCATGGCGCGGTGTACGGCTGCGCAGGCGATGGCCGCATCTCATCGGCCACCCGCGCCGACTACGCCGAAGCGGACGTTGCCGTGCTGACTGCCGATAATCAGGCAGGGAAAATCTATGAGCTGGCAGGCGATACGGCTTACACCTTAAGCGAATTGGCGGCAGAGATATCGCGCCAATCCGGCAAGTGCATCGGTTACGTGAACCTGCCCGAAGCCGAATACAAGAACGTGCTGATCAAGGCGGGGTTGCCGGAGCCTGTCGCTGCGTTGCTCTCAGATTCCGACACGGGCGTATCCAAAGGCGGGCTGTTCGACGACAGCTATCAATTGAGCAAGCTCATCGGCAGGCCGACGATGCCATTGGCGACAGCGGTAAAGGCCGCGTTGTAA
- a CDS encoding winged helix-turn-helix transcriptional regulator, translating into MPKKNTGKLAEIMRRGEVLATECPSREILKHVTSQWGVLVLVALMEGTHRFSELRRKVGGVSEKMLAQTLQQLEQDGFIDRVSYPVVPPHVEYSLTPLGEGIGRQVEALTDWIEINLPKIMKAQQKRLA; encoded by the coding sequence ATGCCTAAAAAAAATACCGGCAAGCTCGCAGAGATAATGCGTCGCGGAGAAGTCTTGGCCACGGAATGCCCTTCGCGCGAAATCCTCAAGCATGTGACCAGTCAGTGGGGCGTATTGGTTCTGGTGGCGCTAATGGAAGGAACGCATCGTTTCAGCGAGCTGCGCCGCAAGGTAGGTGGGGTGAGCGAGAAGATGCTGGCGCAGACGCTGCAACAACTGGAGCAGGACGGTTTCATCGACCGCGTCTCGTACCCGGTGGTGCCGCCGCATGTCGAGTATTCCCTGACGCCGCTGGGCGAGGGTATCGGCAGGCAGGTCGAGGCGCTGACCGACTGGATCGAAATCAACCTGCCGAAGATCATGAAGGCACAGCAGAAGCGGCTTGCCTGA
- a CDS encoding GlxA family transcriptional regulator, whose amino-acid sequence MKIALLLEDGSTASSVAITLDMFRLAARFQPEAGWRPHLYSPHGGLVRLTDAMAVETQRLPADLGGYDAIILPGFFAESVECITERLQTSWRGVIAHLQKLPDSTLVAASCYGTFVLAEAGLLNGVPATTTWWLSDAFRQRYPQVKLDADKALVDSGRAITAGAMTAHADLALHVLRRLGGVALARSVGGIMLVDGARTSQRPFMSVQKDYAEPLIQHAIAWMEKHLTHPASIDELADAMHVSYRTLNRRFTEVVGMAPLAYMQALKIERAKELLEISNADFETITEKVGYGDASSFRRLFKRSTGLSPAQYRRQFKGNMK is encoded by the coding sequence ATGAAAATCGCCCTATTGTTAGAAGACGGCTCCACCGCCTCCAGCGTCGCCATCACACTGGATATGTTCCGCCTCGCCGCGCGTTTCCAGCCCGAAGCCGGCTGGCGACCGCATCTTTACTCCCCGCACGGAGGCTTGGTGCGCCTGACCGATGCGATGGCGGTGGAAACGCAACGCCTGCCCGCCGACCTCGGCGGCTACGACGCCATCATTCTGCCCGGATTCTTCGCCGAGTCGGTCGAGTGCATCACCGAGCGGCTGCAGACCAGTTGGCGCGGAGTCATTGCCCATCTGCAAAAGCTCCCCGACAGCACGCTGGTCGCGGCGAGCTGCTACGGCACGTTCGTGTTGGCGGAAGCCGGCTTACTGAACGGCGTTCCGGCGACGACCACCTGGTGGTTGTCCGATGCCTTCCGTCAACGCTACCCGCAAGTGAAGCTTGATGCGGACAAGGCGCTGGTCGATAGCGGACGCGCCATCACCGCCGGGGCGATGACCGCGCATGCCGACCTTGCTCTGCATGTGTTGCGGCGTTTGGGCGGCGTGGCGCTGGCGCGCAGCGTGGGCGGTATCATGCTGGTGGACGGCGCGCGCACTTCGCAGCGGCCGTTCATGTCGGTGCAGAAAGACTATGCAGAGCCGCTGATTCAGCACGCTATCGCGTGGATGGAAAAACATCTCACCCATCCCGCCAGCATCGACGAACTCGCGGATGCCATGCACGTCAGTTACCGCACTTTGAACCGGCGATTCACCGAAGTGGTCGGCATGGCTCCGCTCGCCTACATGCAGGCGTTGAAGATTGAACGGGCGAAGGAATTGCTGGAAATCTCCAATGCGGATTTCGAAACGATCACAGAGAAAGTCGGCTATGGCGATGCCTCGTCGTTCCGGCGCTTGTTCAAACGCAGCACCGGGTTGTCACCGGCGCAGTACCGGCGGCAGTTCAAGGGCAACATGAAGTAG
- a CDS encoding YybH family protein, giving the protein MTNTEQIAAGIIVLERTALDRWGAGAPSGYLDISAPEVTYFDPFIERRIDGLEALSAWYAPLRGTIHVDRYEMLAPKVQVYGEVAVLTFNLVSHSGATVMRWNCTEVYQHDKDGWRIVQTHWSITQPMQG; this is encoded by the coding sequence ATGACAAACACAGAGCAAATCGCTGCCGGGATCATCGTACTGGAACGCACCGCCCTGGATCGCTGGGGCGCGGGCGCCCCGTCCGGCTATCTGGATATCTCCGCGCCAGAGGTAACCTACTTCGATCCATTCATCGAGCGCCGTATCGACGGGCTGGAGGCGCTATCCGCCTGGTATGCGCCGCTGCGCGGCACGATCCATGTCGATCGTTACGAAATGCTCGCCCCCAAGGTGCAGGTGTATGGCGAAGTGGCGGTGTTGACCTTCAATCTCGTATCGCACAGCGGCGCGACGGTGATGCGCTGGAACTGCACCGAAGTGTACCAGCACGACAAGGATGGTTGGCGCATCGTGCAGACGCACTGGTCGATCACGCAGCCCATGCAGGGTTGA
- a CDS encoding cysteine hydrolase family protein has translation MKFAAIALAGLLFCMQTALAADAPKTLFEMAGVELEAAKLSNSVLVIIDAQREYVDGALPLSGVNEAIAETAQLLKRARKSGTPVIHIVHKGRAGGLFNPEGKYFEIVPALHPQDGEQVIEKTRVSAFADTRLEEAIQRTGRKNLIIVGFMTHNCVSSTARTARDLGYAPTIVAAATATRNLPDAKGNTIPAVVVQAASLAELADRTATVVSVERAILE, from the coding sequence ATGAAATTTGCAGCAATCGCACTGGCAGGTTTGTTGTTTTGCATGCAGACCGCGCTGGCGGCTGATGCGCCGAAAACGCTGTTCGAGATGGCGGGAGTCGAATTGGAGGCGGCGAAACTGTCGAACAGCGTGCTCGTCATCATCGATGCGCAGCGCGAATATGTCGATGGTGCACTGCCTCTGAGTGGGGTGAACGAGGCCATTGCCGAAACGGCGCAGTTGCTGAAACGCGCTCGCAAATCGGGAACGCCCGTCATCCACATCGTGCACAAGGGTAGAGCCGGTGGCCTGTTCAACCCCGAGGGCAAGTATTTCGAGATTGTTCCGGCCTTGCATCCGCAAGATGGCGAGCAGGTCATCGAGAAGACTCGGGTAAGTGCATTCGCCGATACCAGGCTGGAAGAGGCGATTCAGCGCACAGGCAGGAAGAACCTCATCATCGTCGGCTTCATGACACACAACTGCGTCAGTTCGACCGCTCGGACGGCGCGCGACCTCGGCTATGCGCCGACCATCGTGGCCGCGGCGACGGCCACTCGCAATCTACCCGACGCCAAGGGCAATACGATCCCGGCCGTGGTGGTGCAGGCGGCCAGCCTGGCGGAGCTGGCGGACAGAACAGCAACGGTAGTGTCAGTCGAGCGGGCTATCCTGGAGTAA
- the rlmF gene encoding 23S rRNA (adenine(1618)-N(6))-methyltransferase RlmF → MSQAATKDNLHPRNLHRGRYDFAQLVAGSPELAEFVKVNEHGNETIDFADPSAVKALNRALLKHHYGIKDWDIPAQYLCPPIPGRADYLHYLADLLSESNGGNIPCGKSVRVLDIGVGANCIYPLIGHATYGWQFVGTDVDAAALKNAQRILDANQLSDAVELRLQESPTAIFAGVTYPDEFFDLTLCNPPFHASLAEARHGSQRKWKNLGKESNKHKNPVLNFGGQNLELCCEGGEEAFVSRMIEESVPGHSNCLWFTTLISKSSTLPHVYRALKYAGATDNRTIEMSQGQKKSRILAWTFMDKQQQRDWWKR, encoded by the coding sequence ATGAGTCAAGCCGCAACAAAAGATAATTTGCATCCGCGCAATCTGCATCGGGGGCGCTACGACTTCGCTCAACTCGTCGCGGGCAGCCCGGAGCTGGCAGAGTTTGTGAAGGTGAATGAGCATGGGAATGAGACGATCGATTTCGCTGATCCGTCTGCCGTCAAAGCGCTCAATCGCGCATTGTTGAAACACCATTACGGCATCAAGGACTGGGACATCCCCGCACAATATCTGTGTCCGCCCATCCCCGGTCGCGCAGACTACCTGCACTATCTCGCCGACCTGCTGAGCGAGAGCAACGGCGGCAATATTCCGTGCGGAAAGTCGGTGCGCGTGCTCGACATCGGCGTGGGCGCGAACTGCATCTACCCGCTCATCGGCCATGCCACGTATGGCTGGCAGTTCGTCGGCACGGACGTCGATGCGGCAGCGCTGAAGAACGCGCAACGTATCCTGGATGCGAATCAGTTGAGCGATGCCGTCGAGCTGCGCCTGCAGGAATCCCCCACGGCGATTTTTGCAGGCGTGACCTATCCGGATGAATTCTTCGATCTCACGCTATGCAACCCGCCATTCCATGCTTCCCTGGCCGAAGCCAGACACGGCTCGCAGCGCAAATGGAAGAATCTCGGCAAGGAAAGCAACAAGCACAAGAATCCCGTGCTGAACTTCGGCGGGCAGAACCTGGAGCTGTGCTGCGAAGGCGGCGAAGAGGCATTCGTCTCGCGCATGATCGAAGAGAGCGTACCGGGTCACAGCAACTGCCTCTGGTTCACCACTCTGATCTCAAAGTCGTCCACTTTGCCGCACGTGTATCGCGCTTTGAAGTACGCCGGTGCGACAGACAATCGAACCATAGAGATGTCGCAAGGCCAGAAGAAGAGCCGCATCCTTGCCTGGACGTTCATGGATAAGCAACAGCAGCGGGATTGGTGGAAGCGGTGA
- the serB gene encoding phosphoserine phosphatase SerB — protein MNLIIQAAHDIPAVHIDHLAQLSAAARVEQVGAHLYRLRDAVPHDGIAPYCLEHQLDYGFVPQGKHLSDFGLLVMDMDSTLISIECIDEIADMQGLKPQVAEITESAMRGEIDFAESLRRRVALLEGLDEGALQRVYDERLQLNPGAETMLAELKKHGIKTLLVSGGFVFFTERLKARLGLDFAHANTLEIVDGKLTGKVLGKILDAQGKADWLAHVRDELELKPDEVIAMGDGANDLKMMAQAGISIAYHAKPVVRVQASYALNFVGLDGLVNLLSH, from the coding sequence ATGAACCTCATCATCCAAGCCGCACACGACATCCCCGCCGTCCACATCGACCACCTCGCGCAGCTTTCCGCCGCCGCACGCGTCGAGCAGGTCGGCGCGCACCTCTACCGCCTGCGCGACGCCGTGCCGCATGACGGCATCGCGCCCTATTGCCTCGAGCACCAGCTCGATTACGGCTTTGTGCCGCAGGGCAAGCATCTTTCCGACTTCGGCCTGCTGGTGATGGACATGGATTCCACGCTGATCTCCATCGAGTGCATCGACGAGATCGCCGACATGCAAGGGCTGAAGCCACAGGTGGCGGAGATCACCGAATCGGCGATGCGCGGCGAGATCGATTTCGCCGAGAGCCTGCGCCGCCGCGTGGCGCTGCTGGAAGGCCTGGATGAAGGCGCATTGCAGCGCGTGTACGACGAGCGCCTTCAGCTCAATCCCGGCGCAGAGACCATGCTGGCGGAACTGAAGAAGCATGGCATCAAGACGCTGCTGGTGTCCGGCGGCTTCGTGTTCTTCACCGAGCGGCTGAAAGCCCGCCTCGGCCTCGACTTCGCCCACGCAAACACGCTGGAGATCGTCGACGGCAAGCTCACCGGCAAGGTGCTGGGCAAGATACTGGACGCGCAGGGCAAGGCCGACTGGCTGGCGCATGTCCGTGACGAACTGGAACTCAAACCGGACGAGGTCATCGCCATGGGCGACGGTGCGAACGACCTGAAGATGATGGCGCAGGCCGGCATCAGCATCGCCTACCATGCCAAGCCTGTGGTGCGGGTACAGGCGAGCTACGCGCTGAATTTCGTGGGACTGGATGGGCTGGTGAACCTGCTGTCGCACTAA